From the genome of Syngnathus acus chromosome 24, fSynAcu1.2, whole genome shotgun sequence, one region includes:
- the LOC119118211 gene encoding adenylate cyclase type 3-like isoform X3: protein MSNKVRHGDTEEPAERPRDVTPLGPSRGPLSSVRSVFRPDSLEKLYQSYFRQRRQQNMLMLLTFAALFNGFVVVTCGAVYAERKRAMLAVAAVGLAADVVFYELYRRQKLPGSTVSRGAVPYVLWLMVSVHVLCYTGLNFGHVSHASDAVGWQAFFSFSAFLTLPLNLSALLLLSGLSCGIHLLLLGLTVAQRFEDHLQGPVLVRQLLANAMLYLCAAAVGVMSYFMSDSKYRMAFLEARQSLEVKITLEEQSAQQEELLLSILPKHIADEMLQGMKNQGNENQVQEQQKQFNTMYMYRHEHVSILFADMVGFTQLSSTCSAQELVKLLNELFARFDKLAERHHQLRIKILGDCYYCICGLPDFREDHAACSIMMGLSMVDAISYVREMTQTEVDMRVGVHTGTVLGGVLGQKRWQFDVWSTDVTVANKMESGGVPGRVHISQSTKECLHGEFELEPGNGGQRCEYLLEKGIDTYLVLVPKTEEPKRKVSVVSTQKSWQLINTTSNGNVVSTSPVSQSHQERYRLGGEQVINARLQQELLERETQQILKKRIHLVWLRFVDGKLEARYSSEKEKRSGAAFCCCAMVLFFITAMEVFIDPLLVVNYVTLAIGEVLLLVLTACSLAAIFPRFFPKRLVSFSLWIDRTRWARNTWAMAAIFVLTMTVMADMLSCVPPHFRLVNGTSDMVLGECAENPKHYSFMGVMLLVAAAMLVQVSHVIKLSLMLLVVTATGAVNIHGWRDIYDLYDFVHFASYRTSMIPSKYLMTVMTVVMMVSLYLFARHLERQSRELFLWKVGVHDQKEKVLEMRRWNEALVTNMLPEHVAKHFLGTKKRDEELYSQSYEEVGVMFASIPNFSDFYTEESINNGGIECLRILNEIISDFDSLLDRDEFRTITKIKTIGSTYMAASGLTPKSSVNGHGDRRKPEELLEHWQHLANLADFALAMKVTLDNLNKQSFNNFMLRIGLNKGAVLAGVIGARKPHYDIWGNTVNVASRMESTGVMGNIQVVEDCFDILKFYGFRFVRRGPILVKGKGELLTFFMKGKEKNPSDVLPQTTLPHQVVHVF from the exons ATGTCCAACAAGGTCCGTCACGGAGACACGGAGGAGCCCGCCGAGCGCCCCCGCGATGTCACGCCGCTCGGGCCCAGCCGCGGCCCGCTATCGAGCGTCCGATCGGTTTTCAGGCCCGACTCCCTGGAGAAGCTTTACCAGAGTTACTTCCGGCAGAGGAGGCAGCAGAACATGCTGATGCTGCTGACCTTCGCCGCCCTCTTCAACGGCTTCGTGGTGGTCACGTGCGGCGCCGTGTACGCCGAGCGCAAGCGGGCCATGCTGGCGGTGGCGGCCGTGGGGCTGGCCGCCGACGTGGTCTTCTACGAGCTGTACCGGCGGCAGAAGCTGCCTGGGTCGACGGTCTCACGAGGTGCCGTCCCGTACGTGCTATGGCTGATGGTGAGCGTCCACGTGCTGTGCTACACGGGGCTCAACTTCGGCCACGTTTCCcacgccagcgacgcggtgggCTGGCAGGCCTTCTTTAGCTTCTCCGCTTTCCTGACTCTGCCCCTCAACCTGTCGGCCCTGCTCCTGCTCTCGGGGCTCTCCTGCGGGATCCACCTGCTTCTCTTGGGCCTGACTGTGGCTCAGAGATTTGAGGACCACTTACAAGGGCCCGTGCTGGTCAGGCAG CTCCTGGCCAACGCCATGCTGTACCTGTGTGCAGCCGCAGTGGGGGTGATGTCATACTTCATGTCTGACAGCAAGTACAGGATGGCCTTTTTGGAGGCGCGCCAGTCCCTGGAGGTCAAAATCACGCTGGAGGAGCAGAGCGCCCAGCAG GAGGAGTTACTGTTGTCCATCCTGCCCAAGCACATCGCCGATGAGATGTTGCAGGGTATGAAGAACCAAGGCAATGAGAACCAAGTCCaggagcagcagaagcagTTCAACACCATGTACATGTACCGCCACGAGCACGTCAG CATCCTGTTTGCCGACATGGTGGGCTTCACCCAGCTGTCCTCCACCTGCAGCGCTCAGGAGCTGGTCAAGCTGCTCAACGAGCTCTTCGCTCGCTTCGATAAACTGGCCGAA CGTCACCATCAGCTGCGGATCAAAATCCTGGGCGACTGCTACTACTGCATCTGCGGTCTTCCGGACTTCCGAGAAGACCACGCCGCCTGCTCCATCATGATGGGACTCTCCATGGTCGACGCCATCTC TTACGTGCGGGAGATGACCCAAACGGAGGTGGACATGCGAGTGGGGGTCCACACGGGAACCGTGTTGGGAGGAGTGCTGGGTCAGAAGCGCTGGCAGTTTGACGTCTGGTCCACCGATGTCACCGTCGCCAACAAGATGGAGTCGGGGGGCGTTCCCGG TCGAGTGCATATATCCCAGAGCACCAAGGAATGTCTCCACGGCGAGTTTGAACTGGAGCCGGGAAACGGCGGCCAGAGATGCGAGTACCTGCTGGAGAAAGGCATCGACACTTATTTGGTTCTGGTTCCTAAAACGGAGGAACCCAAGAGAAAAGTAAGCGTGGTGTCTACCCAAAAATCCTGGCAGTTGATCAACACCACGTCAAACGGGAACGTTGTTTCGACGTCTCCGGTCTCTCAATCCCATCAGGAG CGGTACCGCTTGGGAGGAGAACAAGTCATCAACGCGCGACTCCAGCAGGAGCTCCTGGAGAGAGAAACACAGCAAAT aCTGAAGAAGCGGATCCATCTCGTGTGGTTGCGTTTTGTGGACGGCAAGCTGGAGGCGCGCTACTCCTCGGAGAAGGAGAAGCGCAGCGGGGCGGCCTTCTGCTGCTGCGCCATGGTGCTGTTCTTCATCACCGCCATGGAGGTCTTCATCGACCCGCT ACTGGTGGTGAACTACGTGACTCTGGCCATCGGAGAAGTTCTGTTGCTGGTCCTCACGGCGTGCTCCCTCGCCGCCATCTTCCCGAGG TTTTTTCCCAAGAGGCTGGTGTCCTTCTCTTTGTGGATCGACCGCACACGCTGGGCGAGAAACACCTGGGCCATGGCGGCCATTTTTGTCCTCACCATGACCGTGATGGCTGATATG ctcaGCTGCGTTCCGCCTCACTTCCGGTTGGTCAACGGCACGTCGGACATGGTGCTGGGCGAGTGCGCCGAGAACCCCAAGCACTACAGCTTCATGGGCGTGATGTTGCTGGTGGCCGCCGCCATGCTGGTGCAGGTCAGCCACGTGATCAAGCTGAGCCTGATGCTGCTGGTCGTCACGGCGACGGGGGCCGTAAACATCCACGGATGGCGAGACATCTACGATCTCTACGACTTTGTGCATTTTGCATCGTACAG AACCTCCATGATACCATCCAAGTACCTGATGACGGTGATGACCGTGGTGATGATGGTCAGCCTCTACCTCTTTGCCCGCCAC TTGGAGCGTCAATCCAGAGAGTTGTTCCTGTGGAAGGTGGGCGTGCACGACCAAAAGGAGAAAGTGCTGGAGATGAGACGCTGGAACGAAGCGCTGGTCACCAACATGTTGCCCGAGCACGTGGCCAAGCACTTCCTGGGCACCAAAAAGAGAGATGAG GAGCTGTACAGTCAGTCGTACGAAGAAGTAGGCGTGATGTTCGCGTCCATCCCCAATTTCTCCGACTTCTACACAGAAGAAAGCATCAACAACGGAGGCATCGAGTGCCTCCGGATCCTCAACGAGATCATCTCTGATTTTGACAGC CTACTCGACCGGGACGAGTTCCGGACCATCACCAAGATCAAGACAATAGGAAGCACCTACATGGCAGCGTCGGGCCTCACCCCGAAAAGCAGCGTAAACGGACACGGCGACCGTCGCAAG CCGGAGGAGCTTCTGGAGCACTGGCAGCACCTGGCCAATCTGGCTGACTTCGCTTTGGCCATGAAAGTCACCCTGGACAACCTCAACAAGCAGTCCTTCAATAACTTCATGCTACGAATCG GACTTAATAAAGGTGCCGTTCTGGCCGGCGTGATCGGAGCGCGTAAACCTCACTATGACATCTGGGGGAACACGGTCAACGTGGCCAGCAGGATGGAGTCCACCGGAGTCATGGGGAACATTCAG GTGGTGGAGGACTGCTTCGACATCCTGAAGTTCTACGGCTTCCGCTTTGTGCGAAGGGGACCCATTCTTGTCAAAGGGAAAGGCGAGCTGCTCACCTTCTTCATGaagggcaaagaaaaaaacccaagtGACGTTCTTCCACAAACCACTCTTCCGCACCAAGTGGTGCATGTTTTTTGA
- the LOC119118211 gene encoding adenylate cyclase type 3-like isoform X1: MSNKVRHGDTEEPAERPRDVTPLGPSRGPLSSVRSVFRPDSLEKLYQSYFRQRRQQNMLMLLTFAALFNGFVVVTCGAVYAERKRAMLAVAAVGLAADVVFYELYRRQKLPGSTVSRGAVPYVLWLMVSVHVLCYTGLNFGHVSHASDAVGWQAFFSFSAFLTLPLNLSALLLLSGLSCGIHLLLLGLTVAQRFEDHLQGPVLVRQLLANAMLYLCAAAVGVMSYFMSDSKYRMAFLEARQSLEVKITLEEQSAQQEELLLSILPKHIADEMLQGMKNQGNENQVQEQQKQFNTMYMYRHEHVSILFADMVGFTQLSSTCSAQELVKLLNELFARFDKLAERHHQLRIKILGDCYYCICGLPDFREDHAACSIMMGLSMVDAISYVREMTQTEVDMRVGVHTGTVLGGVLGQKRWQFDVWSTDVTVANKMESGGVPGRVHISQSTKECLHGEFELEPGNGGQRCEYLLEKGIDTYLVLVPKTEEPKRKVSVVSTQKSWQLINTTSNGNVVSTSPVSQSHQEVNGTLAVELLCLLILGVLPQRYRLGGEQVINARLQQELLERETQQILKKRIHLVWLRFVDGKLEARYSSEKEKRSGAAFCCCAMVLFFITAMEVFIDPLLVVNYVTLAIGEVLLLVLTACSLAAIFPRFFPKRLVSFSLWIDRTRWARNTWAMAAIFVLTMTVMADMLSCVPPHFRLVNGTSDMVLGECAENPKHYSFMGVMLLVAAAMLVQVSHVIKLSLMLLVVTATGAVNIHGWRDIYDLYDFVHFASYRTSMIPSKYLMTVMTVVMMVSLYLFARHLERQSRELFLWKVGVHDQKEKVLEMRRWNEALVTNMLPEHVAKHFLGTKKRDEELYSQSYEEVGVMFASIPNFSDFYTEESINNGGIECLRILNEIISDFDSLLDRDEFRTITKIKTIGSTYMAASGLTPKSSVNGHGDRRKPEELLEHWQHLANLADFALAMKVTLDNLNKQSFNNFMLRIGLNKGAVLAGVIGARKPHYDIWGNTVNVASRMESTGVMGNIQVVEDCFDILKFYGFRFVRRGPILVKGKGELLTFFMKGKEKNPSDVLPQTTLPHQVVHVF, from the exons ATGTCCAACAAGGTCCGTCACGGAGACACGGAGGAGCCCGCCGAGCGCCCCCGCGATGTCACGCCGCTCGGGCCCAGCCGCGGCCCGCTATCGAGCGTCCGATCGGTTTTCAGGCCCGACTCCCTGGAGAAGCTTTACCAGAGTTACTTCCGGCAGAGGAGGCAGCAGAACATGCTGATGCTGCTGACCTTCGCCGCCCTCTTCAACGGCTTCGTGGTGGTCACGTGCGGCGCCGTGTACGCCGAGCGCAAGCGGGCCATGCTGGCGGTGGCGGCCGTGGGGCTGGCCGCCGACGTGGTCTTCTACGAGCTGTACCGGCGGCAGAAGCTGCCTGGGTCGACGGTCTCACGAGGTGCCGTCCCGTACGTGCTATGGCTGATGGTGAGCGTCCACGTGCTGTGCTACACGGGGCTCAACTTCGGCCACGTTTCCcacgccagcgacgcggtgggCTGGCAGGCCTTCTTTAGCTTCTCCGCTTTCCTGACTCTGCCCCTCAACCTGTCGGCCCTGCTCCTGCTCTCGGGGCTCTCCTGCGGGATCCACCTGCTTCTCTTGGGCCTGACTGTGGCTCAGAGATTTGAGGACCACTTACAAGGGCCCGTGCTGGTCAGGCAG CTCCTGGCCAACGCCATGCTGTACCTGTGTGCAGCCGCAGTGGGGGTGATGTCATACTTCATGTCTGACAGCAAGTACAGGATGGCCTTTTTGGAGGCGCGCCAGTCCCTGGAGGTCAAAATCACGCTGGAGGAGCAGAGCGCCCAGCAG GAGGAGTTACTGTTGTCCATCCTGCCCAAGCACATCGCCGATGAGATGTTGCAGGGTATGAAGAACCAAGGCAATGAGAACCAAGTCCaggagcagcagaagcagTTCAACACCATGTACATGTACCGCCACGAGCACGTCAG CATCCTGTTTGCCGACATGGTGGGCTTCACCCAGCTGTCCTCCACCTGCAGCGCTCAGGAGCTGGTCAAGCTGCTCAACGAGCTCTTCGCTCGCTTCGATAAACTGGCCGAA CGTCACCATCAGCTGCGGATCAAAATCCTGGGCGACTGCTACTACTGCATCTGCGGTCTTCCGGACTTCCGAGAAGACCACGCCGCCTGCTCCATCATGATGGGACTCTCCATGGTCGACGCCATCTC TTACGTGCGGGAGATGACCCAAACGGAGGTGGACATGCGAGTGGGGGTCCACACGGGAACCGTGTTGGGAGGAGTGCTGGGTCAGAAGCGCTGGCAGTTTGACGTCTGGTCCACCGATGTCACCGTCGCCAACAAGATGGAGTCGGGGGGCGTTCCCGG TCGAGTGCATATATCCCAGAGCACCAAGGAATGTCTCCACGGCGAGTTTGAACTGGAGCCGGGAAACGGCGGCCAGAGATGCGAGTACCTGCTGGAGAAAGGCATCGACACTTATTTGGTTCTGGTTCCTAAAACGGAGGAACCCAAGAGAAAAGTAAGCGTGGTGTCTACCCAAAAATCCTGGCAGTTGATCAACACCACGTCAAACGGGAACGTTGTTTCGACGTCTCCGGTCTCTCAATCCCATCAGGAGGTAAATGGTACGTTAGCGGTTGAGCTTCTCTGTCTTCTGATTCTTGGTGTTCTTCCTCAGCGGTACCGCTTGGGAGGAGAACAAGTCATCAACGCGCGACTCCAGCAGGAGCTCCTGGAGAGAGAAACACAGCAAAT aCTGAAGAAGCGGATCCATCTCGTGTGGTTGCGTTTTGTGGACGGCAAGCTGGAGGCGCGCTACTCCTCGGAGAAGGAGAAGCGCAGCGGGGCGGCCTTCTGCTGCTGCGCCATGGTGCTGTTCTTCATCACCGCCATGGAGGTCTTCATCGACCCGCT ACTGGTGGTGAACTACGTGACTCTGGCCATCGGAGAAGTTCTGTTGCTGGTCCTCACGGCGTGCTCCCTCGCCGCCATCTTCCCGAGG TTTTTTCCCAAGAGGCTGGTGTCCTTCTCTTTGTGGATCGACCGCACACGCTGGGCGAGAAACACCTGGGCCATGGCGGCCATTTTTGTCCTCACCATGACCGTGATGGCTGATATG ctcaGCTGCGTTCCGCCTCACTTCCGGTTGGTCAACGGCACGTCGGACATGGTGCTGGGCGAGTGCGCCGAGAACCCCAAGCACTACAGCTTCATGGGCGTGATGTTGCTGGTGGCCGCCGCCATGCTGGTGCAGGTCAGCCACGTGATCAAGCTGAGCCTGATGCTGCTGGTCGTCACGGCGACGGGGGCCGTAAACATCCACGGATGGCGAGACATCTACGATCTCTACGACTTTGTGCATTTTGCATCGTACAG AACCTCCATGATACCATCCAAGTACCTGATGACGGTGATGACCGTGGTGATGATGGTCAGCCTCTACCTCTTTGCCCGCCAC TTGGAGCGTCAATCCAGAGAGTTGTTCCTGTGGAAGGTGGGCGTGCACGACCAAAAGGAGAAAGTGCTGGAGATGAGACGCTGGAACGAAGCGCTGGTCACCAACATGTTGCCCGAGCACGTGGCCAAGCACTTCCTGGGCACCAAAAAGAGAGATGAG GAGCTGTACAGTCAGTCGTACGAAGAAGTAGGCGTGATGTTCGCGTCCATCCCCAATTTCTCCGACTTCTACACAGAAGAAAGCATCAACAACGGAGGCATCGAGTGCCTCCGGATCCTCAACGAGATCATCTCTGATTTTGACAGC CTACTCGACCGGGACGAGTTCCGGACCATCACCAAGATCAAGACAATAGGAAGCACCTACATGGCAGCGTCGGGCCTCACCCCGAAAAGCAGCGTAAACGGACACGGCGACCGTCGCAAG CCGGAGGAGCTTCTGGAGCACTGGCAGCACCTGGCCAATCTGGCTGACTTCGCTTTGGCCATGAAAGTCACCCTGGACAACCTCAACAAGCAGTCCTTCAATAACTTCATGCTACGAATCG GACTTAATAAAGGTGCCGTTCTGGCCGGCGTGATCGGAGCGCGTAAACCTCACTATGACATCTGGGGGAACACGGTCAACGTGGCCAGCAGGATGGAGTCCACCGGAGTCATGGGGAACATTCAG GTGGTGGAGGACTGCTTCGACATCCTGAAGTTCTACGGCTTCCGCTTTGTGCGAAGGGGACCCATTCTTGTCAAAGGGAAAGGCGAGCTGCTCACCTTCTTCATGaagggcaaagaaaaaaacccaagtGACGTTCTTCCACAAACCACTCTTCCGCACCAAGTGGTGCATGTTTTTTGA
- the LOC119118211 gene encoding adenylate cyclase type 3-like isoform X2, giving the protein MSNKVRHGDTEEPAERPRDVTPLGPSRGPLSSVRSVFRPDSLEKLYQSYFRQRRQQNMLMLLTFAALFNGFVVVTCGAVYAERKRAMLAVAAVGLAADVVFYELYRRQKLPGSTVSRGAVPYVLWLMVSVHVLCYTGLNFGHVSHASDAVGWQAFFSFSAFLTLPLNLSALLLLSGLSCGIHLLLLGLTVAQRFEDHLQGPVLVRQLLANAMLYLCAAAVGVMSYFMSDSKYRMAFLEARQSLEVKITLEEQSAQQEELLLSILPKHIADEMLQGMKNQGNENQVQEQQKQFNTMYMYRHEHVSILFADMVGFTQLSSTCSAQELVKLLNELFARFDKLAERHHQLRIKILGDCYYCICGLPDFREDHAACSIMMGLSMVDAISYVREMTQTEVDMRVGVHTGTVLGGVLGQKRWQFDVWSTDVTVANKMESGGVPGRVHISQSTKECLHGEFELEPGNGGQRCEYLLEKGIDTYLVLVPKTEEPKRKVSVVSTQKSWQLINTTSNGNVVSTSPVSQSHQEVNGTLAVELLCLLILGVLPQRYRLGGEQVINARLQQELLERETQQILKKRIHLVWLRFVDGKLEARYSSEKEKRSGAAFCCCAMVLFFITAMEVFIDPLLVVNYVTLAIGEVLLLVLTACSLAAIFPRFFPKRLVSFSLWIDRTRWARNTWAMAAIFVLTMTVMADMLSCVPPHFRLVNGTSDMVLGECAENPKHYSFMGVMLLVAAAMLVQVSHVIKLSLMLLVVTATGAVNIHGWRDIYDLYDFVHFASYRTSMIPSKYLMTVMTVVMMVSLYLFARHLERQSRELFLWKVGVHDQKEKVLEMRRWNEALVTNMLPEHVAKHFLGTKKRDEELYSQSYEEVGVMFASIPNFSDFYTEESINNGGIECLRILNEIISDFDSLLDRDEFRTITKIKTIGSTYMAASGLTPKSSVNGHGDRRKPEELLEHWQHLANLADFALAMKVTLDNLNKQSFNNFMLRIGAVLAGVIGARKPHYDIWGNTVNVASRMESTGVMGNIQVVEDCFDILKFYGFRFVRRGPILVKGKGELLTFFMKGKEKNPSDVLPQTTLPHQVVHVF; this is encoded by the exons ATGTCCAACAAGGTCCGTCACGGAGACACGGAGGAGCCCGCCGAGCGCCCCCGCGATGTCACGCCGCTCGGGCCCAGCCGCGGCCCGCTATCGAGCGTCCGATCGGTTTTCAGGCCCGACTCCCTGGAGAAGCTTTACCAGAGTTACTTCCGGCAGAGGAGGCAGCAGAACATGCTGATGCTGCTGACCTTCGCCGCCCTCTTCAACGGCTTCGTGGTGGTCACGTGCGGCGCCGTGTACGCCGAGCGCAAGCGGGCCATGCTGGCGGTGGCGGCCGTGGGGCTGGCCGCCGACGTGGTCTTCTACGAGCTGTACCGGCGGCAGAAGCTGCCTGGGTCGACGGTCTCACGAGGTGCCGTCCCGTACGTGCTATGGCTGATGGTGAGCGTCCACGTGCTGTGCTACACGGGGCTCAACTTCGGCCACGTTTCCcacgccagcgacgcggtgggCTGGCAGGCCTTCTTTAGCTTCTCCGCTTTCCTGACTCTGCCCCTCAACCTGTCGGCCCTGCTCCTGCTCTCGGGGCTCTCCTGCGGGATCCACCTGCTTCTCTTGGGCCTGACTGTGGCTCAGAGATTTGAGGACCACTTACAAGGGCCCGTGCTGGTCAGGCAG CTCCTGGCCAACGCCATGCTGTACCTGTGTGCAGCCGCAGTGGGGGTGATGTCATACTTCATGTCTGACAGCAAGTACAGGATGGCCTTTTTGGAGGCGCGCCAGTCCCTGGAGGTCAAAATCACGCTGGAGGAGCAGAGCGCCCAGCAG GAGGAGTTACTGTTGTCCATCCTGCCCAAGCACATCGCCGATGAGATGTTGCAGGGTATGAAGAACCAAGGCAATGAGAACCAAGTCCaggagcagcagaagcagTTCAACACCATGTACATGTACCGCCACGAGCACGTCAG CATCCTGTTTGCCGACATGGTGGGCTTCACCCAGCTGTCCTCCACCTGCAGCGCTCAGGAGCTGGTCAAGCTGCTCAACGAGCTCTTCGCTCGCTTCGATAAACTGGCCGAA CGTCACCATCAGCTGCGGATCAAAATCCTGGGCGACTGCTACTACTGCATCTGCGGTCTTCCGGACTTCCGAGAAGACCACGCCGCCTGCTCCATCATGATGGGACTCTCCATGGTCGACGCCATCTC TTACGTGCGGGAGATGACCCAAACGGAGGTGGACATGCGAGTGGGGGTCCACACGGGAACCGTGTTGGGAGGAGTGCTGGGTCAGAAGCGCTGGCAGTTTGACGTCTGGTCCACCGATGTCACCGTCGCCAACAAGATGGAGTCGGGGGGCGTTCCCGG TCGAGTGCATATATCCCAGAGCACCAAGGAATGTCTCCACGGCGAGTTTGAACTGGAGCCGGGAAACGGCGGCCAGAGATGCGAGTACCTGCTGGAGAAAGGCATCGACACTTATTTGGTTCTGGTTCCTAAAACGGAGGAACCCAAGAGAAAAGTAAGCGTGGTGTCTACCCAAAAATCCTGGCAGTTGATCAACACCACGTCAAACGGGAACGTTGTTTCGACGTCTCCGGTCTCTCAATCCCATCAGGAGGTAAATGGTACGTTAGCGGTTGAGCTTCTCTGTCTTCTGATTCTTGGTGTTCTTCCTCAGCGGTACCGCTTGGGAGGAGAACAAGTCATCAACGCGCGACTCCAGCAGGAGCTCCTGGAGAGAGAAACACAGCAAAT aCTGAAGAAGCGGATCCATCTCGTGTGGTTGCGTTTTGTGGACGGCAAGCTGGAGGCGCGCTACTCCTCGGAGAAGGAGAAGCGCAGCGGGGCGGCCTTCTGCTGCTGCGCCATGGTGCTGTTCTTCATCACCGCCATGGAGGTCTTCATCGACCCGCT ACTGGTGGTGAACTACGTGACTCTGGCCATCGGAGAAGTTCTGTTGCTGGTCCTCACGGCGTGCTCCCTCGCCGCCATCTTCCCGAGG TTTTTTCCCAAGAGGCTGGTGTCCTTCTCTTTGTGGATCGACCGCACACGCTGGGCGAGAAACACCTGGGCCATGGCGGCCATTTTTGTCCTCACCATGACCGTGATGGCTGATATG ctcaGCTGCGTTCCGCCTCACTTCCGGTTGGTCAACGGCACGTCGGACATGGTGCTGGGCGAGTGCGCCGAGAACCCCAAGCACTACAGCTTCATGGGCGTGATGTTGCTGGTGGCCGCCGCCATGCTGGTGCAGGTCAGCCACGTGATCAAGCTGAGCCTGATGCTGCTGGTCGTCACGGCGACGGGGGCCGTAAACATCCACGGATGGCGAGACATCTACGATCTCTACGACTTTGTGCATTTTGCATCGTACAG AACCTCCATGATACCATCCAAGTACCTGATGACGGTGATGACCGTGGTGATGATGGTCAGCCTCTACCTCTTTGCCCGCCAC TTGGAGCGTCAATCCAGAGAGTTGTTCCTGTGGAAGGTGGGCGTGCACGACCAAAAGGAGAAAGTGCTGGAGATGAGACGCTGGAACGAAGCGCTGGTCACCAACATGTTGCCCGAGCACGTGGCCAAGCACTTCCTGGGCACCAAAAAGAGAGATGAG GAGCTGTACAGTCAGTCGTACGAAGAAGTAGGCGTGATGTTCGCGTCCATCCCCAATTTCTCCGACTTCTACACAGAAGAAAGCATCAACAACGGAGGCATCGAGTGCCTCCGGATCCTCAACGAGATCATCTCTGATTTTGACAGC CTACTCGACCGGGACGAGTTCCGGACCATCACCAAGATCAAGACAATAGGAAGCACCTACATGGCAGCGTCGGGCCTCACCCCGAAAAGCAGCGTAAACGGACACGGCGACCGTCGCAAG CCGGAGGAGCTTCTGGAGCACTGGCAGCACCTGGCCAATCTGGCTGACTTCGCTTTGGCCATGAAAGTCACCCTGGACAACCTCAACAAGCAGTCCTTCAATAACTTCATGCTACGAATCG GTGCCGTTCTGGCCGGCGTGATCGGAGCGCGTAAACCTCACTATGACATCTGGGGGAACACGGTCAACGTGGCCAGCAGGATGGAGTCCACCGGAGTCATGGGGAACATTCAG GTGGTGGAGGACTGCTTCGACATCCTGAAGTTCTACGGCTTCCGCTTTGTGCGAAGGGGACCCATTCTTGTCAAAGGGAAAGGCGAGCTGCTCACCTTCTTCATGaagggcaaagaaaaaaacccaagtGACGTTCTTCCACAAACCACTCTTCCGCACCAAGTGGTGCATGTTTTTTGA